In one Halichondria panicea chromosome 4, odHalPani1.1, whole genome shotgun sequence genomic region, the following are encoded:
- the LOC135334789 gene encoding sushi, von Willebrand factor type A, EGF and pentraxin domain-containing protein 1-like isoform X1, with amino-acid sequence MATVTLFLCCLLGSVSLVYGQTLIRLALPSDPSGTDRTGQIISFSDFGPGANSVPPALYCYNNNNGAVTWVFPGGNVPVVFNRPATGDELFISAVGNPRAVILHRGPTHFSPDGEHCCRRNDNSLRICVTFTPCPTLSPLTNSNGRISYDPDTNIATYGCVPGYAPTITSGDQQRTCQSDGTSAGTWTGTAATLTCALSSIDCGGTPPSITNGSPGAPTSTTLGGFVTYTCNTGYEVSTGVTTAMATCMASGTWGPLPTCQIVDCGSPTTIDNGSPGSPTSTTYQGTVTYTCVSGYEVSTGVTTAMASCMASGTWGPLPTCSRVSCGDPPPGNNASPGSPTSTVYQGTVTYTCTPGYWISRGSFSATATCGANGMWGPLPTCTVVDCGSPPTIDNGSPGSPTSTTYQGTVAYTCVSGYEASTGVTTAMATCLASGAWGPLPTCSRVSCGDPPSGNNASPGEPTSTVYQGAVTYTCVTGYWISPTVFSRFATCGANRMWNPVLTCTAVDCGPLTINNGQVSTSPGTTFGGIATYTCNTGYTQNGPSTRTCQADTVWRGDAPTCDALCPREPLSNGMVTYSPSDDPPQPGAVATYSCDTGYELSGASMRNCVAVSGWSTSLPVCNPVDCGPLTIANGAVDTSSGTTFMMTATYTCNTGYTLIGANTRTCGGDGQWTPDAPTCLQLLAVISPSGGPMAGQSFSLTCSLSGGASLQPTLSYQWTREGGPLMTNTATLNFDTLYLSDAGQYSCQVILTSSQLEGEHTVAAHYTIEFRSLHIQLGLEGITNCRVYTEQDADMKTDDITNSLTQGIESQCACGFNSSLILNPFIVCFDDSPSHVTYRAVLTGSESVSTIQLARLMEQWVENDPIVVVQSAGLSVTNSCPIVIANLNSPECPEDITNRTTATTSPTESVVVNVGAVAGGVVAGVLAIAVLVLIVIVVLLLLRLRRSGSKDMSDEKTGSRQPTELPPVVMSHLPSHDYEGLSKLQEEATYEVVDQPRPPPPADYHLSACAAYASTDCNTENK; translated from the exons ATGGCTACTGTAACTCTATTTCTCTGCTGTCTGCTGGGAAGTGTTTCTCTTGTGTATGGGCAGACTTTGA TTCGACTGGCATTACCAAGTGACCCCTCTGGCACTGACCGCACTGGACAGATCATCTCATTCTCTGATTTTGGACCAGGAGCTAATAGTGTTCCACCAGCCTTGTATTGCTACAATAACAACAATGGTGCTGTAACGTGGGTGTTCCCAGGGGGTAACGTGCCTGTAGTTTTCAACAGACCTGCAACTGGGGACGAACTGTTCATCAGTGCTGTTGGTAATCCTAGAGCCGTTATTCTGCATCGTGGTCCCACACACttcagtcctgatggagaacactgctgtAGGAGGAATGACAATTCACTGAGGATATGTGTCACCTTCA ctccctgccccacactgaGTCCCCTCACTAACTCTAATGGAAGGATTTCATACGACCCAGACACCAACATAGCCACCTACGGCTGTGTCCCTGGATACGCACCAACTATCACCAGTGGAGACCAACAGAGGACTTGTCAGAGTGATGGTACTAGTGCTGGTACCTGGACTGGAACAGCAGCTACACTTACTTGCGCAC TGTCATCCATTGACTGTGGGGGGACACCTCCCTCCATCACCAATGGCTCTCCTGGAGCACCCACCAGCACAACTCTTGGAGGGTTCgtgacctacacctgtaacactgggtaTGAAGTCTCCACTGGAGTCACCACAGCAATGGCTACCTGTATGGCTAGTGGGACCTGGGGACCTCTACCAACTTGTCAGA TTGTGGATTGTGGCTCTCCTACCACCATTGACAATGGATCTCCTGGATCACCCACCTCCACAACCTACCAAGGGACagtgacctacacctgtgtcagTGGGTATGAGGTCTCCACTGGAGTCACCACAGCAATGGCTAGCTGTATGGCTAGTGGGACCTGGGGACCTCTACCAACTTGTTCAC GTGTCTCATGTGGTGACCCTCCCCCTGGCAACAATGCATCTCCTGGATCACCCACCAGCACAGTGTACCAAGGGACagtgacctacacctgtacCCCTGGATATTGGATCTCTCGAGGATCCTTCTCAGCAACGGCTACCTGTGGGGCTAATGGGATGTGGGGACCTCTACCAACTTGTACAG TTGTGGATTGTGGCTCCCCACCCACCATTGACAATGGGTCTCCTGGATCACCCACCTCCACAACCTACCAAGGGACAGTGGCCTACACCTGTGTCAGTGGGTATGAGGCCTCCACTGGAGTCACCACAGCAATGGCTACCTGTCTGGCTAGTGGGGCCTGGGGACCTCTACCAACTTGTTCAC GTGTCTCATGTGGTGACCCTCCCTCTGGCAACAATGCATCTCCTGGAGAACCAACCAGCACAGTGTACCAAGGAGCAGTGACCTACACTTGTGTCACTGGATATTGGATATCTCCAACAGTTTTCTCAAGATTTGCTACCTGTGGGGCTAATAGGATGTGGAATCCTGTACTAACTTGTACAG ctgttgactgtggacCTCTGACTATTAATAATGGACAAGTCAGTACATCCCCTGGAACCACCTTTGGGGGCAtagctacctacacctgtaacactggatacactcaAAATGGACCATCCACCAGAACATGTCAGGCTGATACAGTGTGGAGGGGAGATGCACCAACTTGTGATG cccTGTGTCCTCGTGAGCCCCTCTCCAATGGAATGGTGACCTACTCACCTTCTGATGATCCTCCACAACCCGGAGCAGTGGCCACTTACtcttgtgacactgggtatGAACTGAGTGGTGCTAGTATGAGGAATTGTGTGGCTGTCAGTGGATGGAGTACATCTCTACCTGTTTGCAATC ctgttgactgtggacCTCTGACTATTgccaatggagcagtggacacatcctctggaaccaccttcatgatgactgctacctacacctgtaacactggatacactctcattGGAGCAAACACTCGGACTTGTGGTGGTGATGGACAGTGGACTCCAGATGCTCCAACCTGTTTAC AGCTCCTAGCTGTGATCAGCCCcagtggtggtccaatggctGGTCAGAGTTTCTCCCTCACTTGTTCCCTGAGTGGAGGGGCCTCTCTACAACCCACCCTCTCCTACCAGTGGACGAGGGAGGGAGGGCCACTCATGACCAACACAGCAACCCTCAACTTTGACACTCTCTACTTGTCAGACGCTGGTCAGTACAGCTGTCAGGTCATCCTCACCTCCAGTCAGCTTGAGGGGGAACACACTGTAGCTGCTCACTACACCATTGAGTTCAGGA GCCTGCACATTCAACTTGGTCTGGAGGGAATAACAAACTGCAGAGTGTACACTGAACAAGACGCTGATATGAAAACAGATGACATCACCAATAGTCTGACACAAGGCATTGAAAGCCAGTGTGCCTGTGGATTCAACTCTTCCCTCATTTTGAATCCCTTCATTGTTTGTTTCGATGACTCCcctagtcatgtgacctaccGAGCTGTGCTCACTGGATCAGAGAGTGTATCCACCATACAACTGGCTAGGCTAATGGAACAGTGGGTTGAGAATGATCCAATCGTTGTGGTGCAGAGTGCAGGCCTCAGTGTGACTAACAGTTGTCCGATTGTCATTGCTAACCTCAATAGTCCAGAGTGCCCTGAGGACATCACTAATCGGACAACTGCTACTACCTCACCCACAGAGAGTGTAGTGGTCAATGTTGGTGCAGTGGCTGGTGGGGTGGTTGCTGGAGTCTTGGCCATTGCTGTGCTAGTACTGATTGTAATAGTGGTGCTGTTGTTACTAAGGCTACGGAGGTCTGGATCCAAGGACATGAGTGATGAGAAGACAGGCAGCAGGCAACCAACAGA ACTACCCCCAGTGGTGATGAGTCATCTCCCCTCCCATGATTACGAGGGGTTGAGCAAACTACAAGAGGAGGCTACCTATGAGGTGGTggaccagccacgcccccctcctcctgcaGACTACCATCTCTCAGCCTGTGCAGCTTATGCATCCACTGACTGCAACACAGAGAACAAGTAG
- the LOC135334789 gene encoding sushi, von Willebrand factor type A, EGF and pentraxin domain-containing protein 1-like isoform X2 → MATVTLFLCCLLGSVSLVYGQTLIRLALPSDPSGTDRTGQIISFSDFGPGANSVPPALYCYNNNNGAVTWVFPGGNVPVVFNRPATGDELFISAVGNPRAVILHRGPTHFSPDGEHCCRRNDNSLRICVTFTPCPTLSPLTNSNGRISYDPDTNIATYGCVPGYAPTITSGDQQRTCQSDGTSAGTWTGTAATLTCALSSIDCGGTPPSITNGSPGAPTSTTLGGFVTYTCNTGYEVSTGVTTAMATCMASGTWGPLPTCQIVDCGSPTTIDNGSPGSPTSTTYQGTVTYTCVSGYEVSTGVTTAMASCMASGTWGPLPTCSRVSCGDPPPGNNASPGSPTSTVYQGTVTYTCTPGYWISRGSFSATATCGANGMWGPLPTCTVVDCGSPPTIDNGSPGSPTSTTYQGTVAYTCVSGYEASTGVTTAMATCLASGAWGPLPTCSRVSCGDPPSGNNASPGEPTSTVYQGAVTYTCVTGYWISPTVFSRFATCGANRMWNPVLTCTAVDCGPLTINNGQVSTSPGTTFGGIATYTCNTGYTQNGPSTRTCQADTVWRGDAPTCDALCPREPLSNGMVTYSPSDDPPQPGAVATYSCDTGYELSGASMRNCVAVSGWSTSLPVCNPVDCGPLTIANGAVDTSSGTTFMMTATYTCNTGYTLIGANTRTCGGDGQWTPDAPTCLQLLAVISPSGGPMAGQSFSLTCSLSGGASLQPTLSYQWTREGGPLMTNTATLNFDTLYLSDAGQYSCQVILTSSQLEGEHTVAAHYTIEFRSLHIQLGLEGITNCRVYTEQDADMKTDDITNSLTQGIESQCACGFNSSLILNPFIVCFDDSPSHVTYRAVLTGSESVSTIQLARLMEQWVENDPIVVVQSAGLSVTNSCPIVIANLNSPECPEDITNRTTATTSPTESVVVNVGAVAGGVVAGVLAIAVLVLIVIVVLLLLRLRRSGSKDMSDEKTGNQPTQLPPVVMSHLPSHDYEGLSKLQEEATYEVVDQPRPPPPADYQLSACATYASTDFNTENK, encoded by the exons ATGGCTACTGTAACTCTATTTCTCTGCTGTCTGCTGGGAAGTGTTTCTCTTGTGTATGGGCAGACTTTGA TTCGACTGGCATTACCAAGTGACCCCTCTGGCACTGACCGCACTGGACAGATCATCTCATTCTCTGATTTTGGACCAGGAGCTAATAGTGTTCCACCAGCCTTGTATTGCTACAATAACAACAATGGTGCTGTAACGTGGGTGTTCCCAGGGGGTAACGTGCCTGTAGTTTTCAACAGACCTGCAACTGGGGACGAACTGTTCATCAGTGCTGTTGGTAATCCTAGAGCCGTTATTCTGCATCGTGGTCCCACACACttcagtcctgatggagaacactgctgtAGGAGGAATGACAATTCACTGAGGATATGTGTCACCTTCA ctccctgccccacactgaGTCCCCTCACTAACTCTAATGGAAGGATTTCATACGACCCAGACACCAACATAGCCACCTACGGCTGTGTCCCTGGATACGCACCAACTATCACCAGTGGAGACCAACAGAGGACTTGTCAGAGTGATGGTACTAGTGCTGGTACCTGGACTGGAACAGCAGCTACACTTACTTGCGCAC TGTCATCCATTGACTGTGGGGGGACACCTCCCTCCATCACCAATGGCTCTCCTGGAGCACCCACCAGCACAACTCTTGGAGGGTTCgtgacctacacctgtaacactgggtaTGAAGTCTCCACTGGAGTCACCACAGCAATGGCTACCTGTATGGCTAGTGGGACCTGGGGACCTCTACCAACTTGTCAGA TTGTGGATTGTGGCTCTCCTACCACCATTGACAATGGATCTCCTGGATCACCCACCTCCACAACCTACCAAGGGACagtgacctacacctgtgtcagTGGGTATGAGGTCTCCACTGGAGTCACCACAGCAATGGCTAGCTGTATGGCTAGTGGGACCTGGGGACCTCTACCAACTTGTTCAC GTGTCTCATGTGGTGACCCTCCCCCTGGCAACAATGCATCTCCTGGATCACCCACCAGCACAGTGTACCAAGGGACagtgacctacacctgtacCCCTGGATATTGGATCTCTCGAGGATCCTTCTCAGCAACGGCTACCTGTGGGGCTAATGGGATGTGGGGACCTCTACCAACTTGTACAG TTGTGGATTGTGGCTCCCCACCCACCATTGACAATGGGTCTCCTGGATCACCCACCTCCACAACCTACCAAGGGACAGTGGCCTACACCTGTGTCAGTGGGTATGAGGCCTCCACTGGAGTCACCACAGCAATGGCTACCTGTCTGGCTAGTGGGGCCTGGGGACCTCTACCAACTTGTTCAC GTGTCTCATGTGGTGACCCTCCCTCTGGCAACAATGCATCTCCTGGAGAACCAACCAGCACAGTGTACCAAGGAGCAGTGACCTACACTTGTGTCACTGGATATTGGATATCTCCAACAGTTTTCTCAAGATTTGCTACCTGTGGGGCTAATAGGATGTGGAATCCTGTACTAACTTGTACAG ctgttgactgtggacCTCTGACTATTAATAATGGACAAGTCAGTACATCCCCTGGAACCACCTTTGGGGGCAtagctacctacacctgtaacactggatacactcaAAATGGACCATCCACCAGAACATGTCAGGCTGATACAGTGTGGAGGGGAGATGCACCAACTTGTGATG cccTGTGTCCTCGTGAGCCCCTCTCCAATGGAATGGTGACCTACTCACCTTCTGATGATCCTCCACAACCCGGAGCAGTGGCCACTTACtcttgtgacactgggtatGAACTGAGTGGTGCTAGTATGAGGAATTGTGTGGCTGTCAGTGGATGGAGTACATCTCTACCTGTTTGCAATC ctgttgactgtggacCTCTGACTATTgccaatggagcagtggacacatcctctggaaccaccttcatgatgactgctacctacacctgtaacactggatacactctcattGGAGCAAACACTCGGACTTGTGGTGGTGATGGACAGTGGACTCCAGATGCTCCAACCTGTTTAC AGCTCCTAGCTGTGATCAGCCCcagtggtggtccaatggctGGTCAGAGTTTCTCCCTCACTTGTTCCCTGAGTGGAGGGGCCTCTCTACAACCCACCCTCTCCTACCAGTGGACGAGGGAGGGAGGGCCACTCATGACCAACACAGCAACCCTCAACTTTGACACTCTCTACTTGTCAGACGCTGGTCAGTACAGCTGTCAGGTCATCCTCACCTCCAGTCAGCTTGAGGGGGAACACACTGTAGCTGCTCACTACACCATTGAGTTCAGGA GCCTGCACATTCAACTTGGTCTGGAGGGAATAACAAACTGCAGAGTGTACACTGAACAAGACGCTGATATGAAAACAGATGACATCACCAATAGTCTGACACAAGGCATTGAAAGCCAGTGTGCCTGTGGATTCAACTCTTCCCTCATTTTGAATCCCTTCATTGTTTGTTTCGATGACTCCcctagtcatgtgacctaccGAGCTGTGCTCACTGGATCAGAGAGTGTATCCACCATACAACTGGCTAGGCTAATGGAACAGTGGGTTGAGAATGATCCAATCGTTGTGGTGCAGAGTGCAGGCCTCAGTGTGACTAACAGTTGTCCGATTGTCATTGCTAACCTCAATAGTCCAGAGTGCCCTGAGGACATCACTAATCGGACAACTGCTACTACCTCACCCACAGAGAGTGTAGTGGTCAATGTTGGTGCAGTGGCTGGTGGGGTGGTTGCTGGAGTCTTGGCCATTGCTGTGCTAGTACTGATTGTAATAGTGGTGCTGTTGTTACTAAGGCTACGGAG
- the LOC135334803 gene encoding mucin-17-like, whose protein sequence is MNNELLATRMRMFPSRLFLCCLLGSASLVYGQQALIRLAASNEDSPADHTGEIISFSDVGSGASGPTRPWLCYTEDTGSVLWLFPNGSALQFENRVLAVQDEVFIRDLPGFGVALYRGPTRFSPDGEHCCVRTNTALRICVTFTPCPTLSPLSNGTISYNATTNMATYTCNTGYTISGATPITCMSTGTTSAGTWSPTPPSVICTIVTCPVLTSPTNGALSIPSRDYLTVVTYSCDTGYVLTGNSGSARTCQANGQWSGEAPTFTCPPVDCGSLDAPSNGAVDTSSGTAFMMTATYTCNTGYTLSETVTRRCQASAMWSLTAPTCTALCSRDPLSNGMVAYSSDVDPPPVGTLSTYSCDTGYELSGASMRNCVAVSGWSTSLPVCNPVDCGVLTDPSNGAVDTSSGTTFMMTATYTCNTGYTLTGANTRTCGIDGQWTPDAPTCLQLLAVISPSGGPMAGQSFSLTCSLSRGASLQPTLSYQWTREGGSLMTSTATLNFDTLYLSDAGQYSCQVILTSSQLEGGHTVAAHYTIEFRTLNIQLRLDGITNCELYIDLETMAKASDITTRLSQGVEGLCACGFSPSLLTDEFIDCFDISSSHVTYRAMLTGTESVSAVEVISLIEQWISDTSSIIVQSTRLGLTNTCPVVITDRDSPECPEDITNRTTATTSPTESVVVNVGAVAGWVVAGVLAIAVLVLIVIVVLLLLRQRRYGSKDMSDERTGSQPTQLPPVVMSHLPSHDYEGLSKLQEEATYEVVDQPRPPPPADYQLSACAAYASTDCNTENK, encoded by the exons ATgaataatgaactcttggctACAAGAATGAGAATGTTCCCCTCAAGGTTATTTCTCTGCTGTCTGCTGGGAAGTGCTTCTCTTGTGTATGGACAGCAGGCTTTGA TTCGACTGGCAGCATCCAATGAGGACTCTCCTGCTGACCACACTGGAGAGATCATCTCATTCTCTGATGTTGGATCAGGAGCTAGTGGTCCAACACGCCCCTGGCTTTGCTACACCGAAGACACTGGTAGTGTATTgtggctgttccccaatgggaGTGCATTGCAATTTGAAAATAGAGTGTTGGCAGTTCAGGATGAAGTGTTCATCAGAGATCTTCCTGGTTTTGGCGTTGCTCTGTATCGTGGTCCCACACGCttcagtcctgatggagaacactgctgtgtGAGGACTAACACAGCACTGAGGATATGTGTCACCTTCA ctccctgccccacactgaGTCCACTGTCTAATGGAACAATCTCATACAATGCAACCACCAacatggccacctacacctgtaacactgggtaCACCATCAGTGGAGCTACTCCGATAACTTGTATGAGTACTGGTACTACTAGTGCTGGTACCTGGTCTCCAACACCACCATCAGTCATTTGTACAA TCGTCACCTGCCCTGTCCTAACCTCCCCTACCAATGGAGCCTTGTCTATCCCTAGTCGGGACTACCTCACTGTTGTTACATACAGCTGTGATACTGGCTACGTCCTCACTGGTAATAGTGGTAGTGCTAGAACATGTCAAGCTAATGGTCAGTGGTCAGGAGAGGCACCAACATTTACTTGTCCAC ctgttgactgtggttccctggacgccccctccaatggagcagtggacacatcctctggaaccgccttcatgatgactgctacatacacctgtaacactggttACACTCTCAGTGAAACTGTGACTAGAAGATGTCAGGCTAGTGCAATGTGGAGCCTCACTGCACCAACCTGTACTG CTTTGTGTTCTCGTGATCCCCTCTCCAATGGAATGGTGGCCTACTCATCAGATGTTGACCCTCCACCAGTAGGAACACTGTCCACTTACtcttgtgacactggctatGAACTGAGTGGTGCTAGTATGAGGAATTGTGTGGCTGTCAGTGGATGGAGTACATCTCTACCTGTTTGCAATC ctgttgactgtggtgtCCTCACTGACCCCTCtaatggagcagtggacacatcctctggaaccaccttcatgatgactgctacctacacctgtaacactggatacacttTGACTGGAGCAAACACTCGGACTTGTGGTATTGATGGACAGTGGACTCCAGACGCTCCAACCTGTTTAC AGCTCCTAGCTGTGATCAGCCCcagtggtggtccaatggctGGTCAGAGTTTCTCCCTCACTTGTTCCCTAAGTAGAGGGGCCTCTCTACAACCCACCCTCTCCTACCAGTGGACGAGGGAGGGAGGGTCACTCATGACCAGCACAGCAACCCTCAACTTTGACACTCTCTACTTGTCAGACGCTGGTCAGTACAGCTGTCAGGTCATCCTTACCTCCAGTCAGCTTGAGGGGGGACACACTGTAGCTGCTCACTACACCATTGAGTTCAGGA CGCTCAACATTCAACTTCGTTTGGATGGAATAACAAACTGTGAGCTGTATATTGACTTAGAGACAATGGCCAAAGCCAGTGATATCACTACCAGACTATCTCAAGGTGTTGAAGGATTGTGTGCTTGTGGGTTCAGCCCCTCCCTTCTCACTGACGAGTTTATCGATTGTTTTGACATCTCCtctagtcatgtgacctacagAGCTATGCTGACTGGAACAGAGAGTGTATCTGCTGTGGAAGTCATTTCTTTAATTGAACAATGGATCAGCGACACTTCAAGCATCATAGTACAAAGTACCCGACTTGGTTTGACAAACACTTGCCCTGTGGTGATCACTGACAGAGACAGTCCAGAGTGCCCTGAGGACATCACTAATCGGACAACTGCTACTACCTCACCCACAGAGAGTGTAGTGGTCAATGTTGGTGCAGTGGCTGGTTGGGTGGTTGCTGGAGTCTTGGCCATTGCTGTGCTAGTACTGATTGTAATAGTGGTGCTGTTGTTACTAAGGCAACGGAGGTATGGATCCAAGGACATGAGTGATGAGAGGACAGGCAGCCAACCAACACA ACTACCCCCAGTGGTGATGAGTCATCTCCCCTCCCATGATTACGAGGGGTTGAGCAAACTACAAGAGGAGGCTACCTATGAGGTGGTggaccagccacgcccccctcctcctgcaGACTACCAGCTCTCAGCCTGTGCAGCTTATGCATCCACTGACTGCAACACAGAGAACAAGTAG
- the LOC135334851 gene encoding E3 ubiquitin-protein ligase UHRF1-like has translation MEYPDGYLEAQAAKKQSKEAEADDGAGSEEEADNKGKRGRKRKAPDSKAPGSPAKKSKQPRYELSKGQRSLIKADTVNSKVWEELLASSKDEGSAGLLSRIQETFNCIVCQEVVYQPVTTTCSHNICKTCLSRSFKVDVYSCPNCRHDLGKDYAMTVNKSLQAVLLDLFPGYNGGR, from the exons ATGGAGTATCCTGATGGCTACCTCGAGGCTCAGGCTGCCAAGAAACAGAGCAAAGAAGCAGAGGCTGATGATGGGGCGGGGTCAGAGGAGGAGGCAGACAACAAGGGGAAGAGGGGGCGGAAGAGAAAGGCTCCTG ACTCCAAGGCTCCTGGTTCCCCTGCCAAGAAGAGTAAGCAACCTCGGTACGAGCTGAgcaaaggtcagaggtcactcaTCAAGGCTGACACGGTCAACAGCAAAGTGTGGGAGGAGCTACTAGCCTCGTCCAAAGATGAGGGCTCA GCTGGTCTGTTGAGTCGTATCCAGGAGACATTCAACTGCATCGTGTGTCAGGAGGTGGTCTACCAGCCCGTCACTACCACCTGCAGCCACAACATCTGTAAG aCGTGTCTGAGTCGTTCCTTCAAGGTGGACGTGTACAGCTGCCCCAACTGTCGTCATGACCTGGGCAAGGACTATGCCATGACAGTCAACAAGTCCCTACAGGCAGTACTATTGGACCTGTTCCCTGGATACAATGGAGGGAGAtga